The Blastocatellia bacterium DNA window CGGGTGATGATAAGAATCACCGACCGGGCGGGCAATTCAACAATCTGTAGCTTTGACGATAGCTGTATTTCCTGCCCGGCAGATATCGAGATATCGAACGACGCCAACCAGTGCGGCGCCATAGCGACCTTTGCGGCGACCTCGCCGAACGCATGCGGCACACCGACCTGCTTGCCGGCTTCGGGCTCCTTCTTCCCGAAAGGCACTACCACCGTCAACTGCTCCGTAACCGACGCCGAGATGACCACCAGTACTTGCTCGTTCACCGTCACCGTCAACGATACGCAGAAACCATCGATCACCTGCCCGGGCAACATCACCAAGAACACCGACGCGAATGCCTGCACGGCGGTCGCCACTTATGACCCGCCGGGCGTAAGCGACAACTGCCCGAACGTCGGCACGCCTTCTTGCTCGCCGCCATCGGGCACAGCTTTCCAGAAAGGCACGACGACCGTCACCTGCTCGGTCAGTGACGCTTCGAAAAACTCAAACAGTTGCAGCTTCACCGTTACGGTCAACGACATGCAGCCGCCGACCCTCACCTGTCCGGGCAACATGACTAAGACTACCGACGCGAACGCCTGCACGGCAGTAGTCAATTACTCGCTGCCGTCTATCTCTGACAATTGCCCGTGCTCGACGGGCGGGGCAGCGCCGGTTAAAGGCAGGGGGCCAGAAGGTGTCTCGGGCTGCACGGTCAGTTGCACGCCGCCGCCGGGCACGGCTTTCGCCAAAGGCACAACGACCGTCACCTGCATGGGCGCGGACTCAAGCGGCAACTCTGCCGCCAATTGTTCCTTCACGGTTACGGTCAACGACGCGCAACCGCCTTCGATCACCTGCCCGGCGAACATCACGCAATCGAACGACCCGAACCAGTGCGGGGCGGTCGTCAACTACCCGGCGCCGACCGTCAGCGACAACTGTCCCGGCGTCGGCTCGCCGACCTGCTCGCCGGCCTCGGGCTCCTTTTTCCCCAGGGGCACGACGACGGTGAATTGCTCAGTCAAGGATGCCAGCAACAACATGGCCGGCTGCTCGTTTACCATCACGGTCAACGACACCCAGCCGCCAACCATCACCTGTCCGGCCAATGTCACTAGCGTCTCGCCCACACCGGGCGGCAGTGTCACAGTCACCTACCCGCCGCCGTCGGCTTCAGACAACTGCCCAGGCGTGATGACCGCTTGCACGCCGCCTTCGGGCTCGACCTTCGCCCGTGGCGCCACGACCGTTACCTGCACGGCGACCGACACCTCGGGCAACACCGCGACATGTAGCTTCTCTGTGGCCGTCTTCGACGGTCGCCTGCAAGACGACTCGGAGGGCTGCAACAACACGGTGTTGTTCAACACGGCGACGGGCGATTATCGCTGGTGCTGCCACGGCACGATCTTCACGGGTCGGGCGCAGGTCATCGTGCGCGGCAACACCTACACGCTGACGCAGTCGGCAGCAGACCGCCGCGTGCAGATCACGCTGAACGCCGGCGGTTCGCCGCCCAACGGCAATGCCTCGCTGCAAGTGCCGCCGGGCAAGACGCAGTGCACGATCACTGACCGCGACATTCGCAACG harbors:
- a CDS encoding HYR domain-containing protein; the protein is MMRIPSLNHTRKILLLIIAVAALLLPAFSISRFHAKAQQNEWSHESTQRSIQRRGGSAPSKGYGIETALSPFIDLQEQGLTLVQAGVGLASLGSGTANLSVNVGGSVRFAVLYWNGQDPACPNDGGACTVPTQPYKDQVIKFNGNTITGTIIGTETATGASNVLFNNIGYYADVTIIVNAAGTGMHSFTFADGDTSSNLSPLNGASLLVAYNDAADPATYRVLIWDGLDYAFGDAPVAGDERTTNPVTFSHGINFSTRTAQLLIVTGGGTANRPDNITISNNPTLFNTLDGSAGNYWDSDLYSISIPSGVGTTTVQVNSAPAGSNPDALLWQVAALRVQQLDTTPPSCSQRVINGMQKMVEFTIQDTDSGLAEIVVTQSNNADTPGPSFTVGTTDPVTVTATKINQSQPMRVMIRITDRAGNSTICSFDDSCISCPADIEISNDANQCGAIATFAATSPNACGTPTCLPASGSFFPKGTTTVNCSVTDAEMTTSTCSFTVTVNDTQKPSITCPGNITKNTDANACTAVATYDPPGVSDNCPNVGTPSCSPPSGTAFQKGTTTVTCSVSDASKNSNSCSFTVTVNDMQPPTLTCPGNMTKTTDANACTAVVNYSLPSISDNCPCSTGGAAPVKGRGPEGVSGCTVSCTPPPGTAFAKGTTTVTCMGADSSGNSAANCSFTVTVNDAQPPSITCPANITQSNDPNQCGAVVNYPAPTVSDNCPGVGSPTCSPASGSFFPRGTTTVNCSVKDASNNMAGCSFTITVNDTQPPTITCPANVTSVSPTPGGSVTVTYPPPSASDNCPGVMTACTPPSGSTFARGATTVTCTATDTSGNTATCSFSVAVFDGRLQDDSEGCNNTVLFNTATGDYRWCCHGTIFTGRAQVIVRGNTYTLTQSAADRRVQITLNAGGSPPNGNASLQVPPGKTQCTITDRDIRNDTCLCGAVSPPTAISH